TCCTCCCCTTAGGAAGTAAACAtctttgaaaaatacatttgggaCATCTTTGTGGCTAGAAACAGTCTCATACGCTCATTGTGTTGCCATGTAAATTGAgggcaaagacagaaaaaaattaactcAACCAAAAGCCTCACTGATCGCCTGGGCCAGCCCAGGTGTATGCAGGCCAAAAATACATCATTAAATAATATTCACATAAGTTAGTAATGCATATAGCATCCTGTCATCTACAAAcctattcatgtttttttttttaatttttttaaattacatttcatcttAAACCTGATATATCTAAACGACGACAGTGATGTTTACACAAACTGTACGACTTAGTACACACATCAGTGGTACAGACTACACAGGAATTAACTTCTGTCGCTATGAGGCACAGCATTTACAATAACTTAATACTTATTGATGCCGAAAAGTCTCACTCCGTGTAGTTGTGGCAGCTTGGGGATCAGGACGCTCAAAAGTGAGGCAGTGTTTATGACGAAGTGTGCTGTGTCATACTTTGTGTAGAAACTTGCCAGGAAGTATCTGTGGAGCAAAACAGACGGATGAATTCAAAAATGAACCATGAAATCCTTCTTATACAACAAATTTCAGTTTCCATGACTGTTCCACAACATTTGATGCTGTTGTAATGATCACCGTTTctagagatgatgatgatgaaatgcttttcccccccctccccccttttttttttttttttttaggtctgGTAGTCAATGTGAATGACCTAGGATTtgataaaactataaaacatcACATAGAATCACAGGATATCTAATACTTACAGAATGATTGGGGAGATGGTGAAGAACTTTCTAGATGACGTGAACTGCACGCCGTAGTCAAGCTGTTCCCAATGTGTAAGAAGTCTGGCTTTTCCTTGGTCGGGGGTCTCAAAAGGTGTGCCTTTTACTGCATGCATAAAGACATACATTCCCTgtagagacaaaaacacagccaGTAGTGCAGTCATTGCAGTCCGTAAAGAACAAGACCACAGCAGACTGATTCAATTGagttgcttttctgttttcatataATTTTCTCCATTATATTTGGATGAAATTGATGTCCAAAAACATCTGCAACATTTTGTCACAATTCATTTGAATTTGGAGTCATCATAAAATACTGTAGGTTTGGAATAATGTTACAATATATGGAAATTGAAATGTAAAAGAGTAGTTAGACCATTTCTCTTAGACTGGttcacagatatttttttttttgcagatacagtatgtaaagcTGCTGGCTGTCGTACAATAGCCTGGCTAGAAAAAAACTTGCTGCAGGAGTTTTGGGTGTCTGAGCTACAGAGTGTTTAcggcagacagagcagaggcagAAGCAACACAGCTCCTGCTTTGTGCTTGTGCTGCTTGAGCCCTTGATAAATAcaagagccaaaaaaaaaggaaggggTGATGCAGATGTATTGCTAAGCTAGCTATCTTGGGAATGACACTTATTTCCAATTACATGCCTCTATGTCAAAACACAGGAAGAGAGCTTTAAATGGAAAACCTGCATTACAGAGGgaaaagtaataaaactaaaatgctGACATACGGCCAAGGCATAATCAGCACACTGCTGTTGTATTGTGTGGAAAACAATAGGCTATAGTAGACCTTAGCCGTTACTGTTAATAGCCTCCCGTGTTGGCTGTGATACACAATCCTTGTAAACTGCTTTGGGCTTGCACTACTTGATGATATCACACAACATCgactttatttctttatttaaggCCAGCCATGTAACAATGAAAGGTCAGTTTTGTGTACAGACTTTATGTGGAGTGGGGAAATTATCATAATGGGTCAAGCGTCAGGCTGCCACAAGGACAGCCTCCCCAAAATAGAGCTTATGTTAACAAGCACAGGCAAGGCAGAAGGTAACATACACCAGGCTGTTTGGCTACACACGCATGCAAGATTCATTTGGCTTCTGAGGCTACAACTAACTTTGTGATATTCAAAATATTATGTAAAACACCCTTAAATCAAAATGATTGTTTCGATCGGAGAGTGATCTGACAATAATCTGAATGACCTAGTTAGTTGGTTTGGCCTGGTGAGCAGCACTGACAGCGTGAGGATGTAACTTACAAAATTGTGTATGACATTAGTTAGAGTCCACACCACTGGCACGCTGAAGAAGGGTATGCTCAAGAGCACAATGTGAAGTATTCCAACGCCAAGCGCATAGGTCAGCCAGATCCCTCGACTGTTCATGACCCGAGTATTTGGGTTCACCTCACTGTGTGCCACACCCACATTCATTCTGGTCTGTgaacagaaaatatataaacatatatatatatatttactaaACAATATACACTATTGtgcaacatttatattttttctttccttcttccatCTGTCAGACAAACTATAACTTATACAAGCTCTTAATCCTAAAATCCTGTAACACATTAAAGAGCCCCGAAAATGGCATACTTTGTAAATACACTACCTGCAGAGGACTGCAAAAGTGCATCATTTACAATTTTCTATATAAGCAAATGATACTACCTAAGTGCCATAGTAGCACTTTACCCACAAGTCTAAATGtgataacaaaaaaaagcacCTTGTGCAATCTTAATGAACATTGCCCTGTGCGCCAGGCTGAAACGTAAACGAGCAGTTATTACAGGCAATGGTGACTTTCCTCCACATTCCCAACCAGGCCCGGTGCATGCCAACATTCAGCTGTCAGTACCAGCCAGATTGTGAAGTCTCAGTCGAACATGACATGAGCCCTAACAATTAGCCAAATATCTGTCCACAATTACTCCAGTGTAACATGTACATTTGGGATACTGCTGCTCATTTCAGTCGACAGATAGAGATTCAAAGTTGATACATGAAGTAAGAGACATTCGGTCTGATAACAAGACCAAACAAGTACTTGTAGAAAGTAAGTATGTGCGACGACAGAATGACTGAAACTACTGGAAATAATCTTTAGACAAGATTTGATTATagttacatataaataaataatcatacaAATAATTCGTGCTTTGGTGCTCAAATCAGTGTCACTGGCTTAGTCTATTTGCTGATTACTTTTCTAAGCTACAGCAAACTGCACGACTGTTAACATACCTTTAGATAACATGAAATCAAACTGATTGAACAGAAATCAACACTTCTTAGTTACATAATGTAAACCGATGTTATCTCttatttaatgtatatattGCCTTGCTAACGCTAAGTAGATGTGTAAACATGAGACGTCCCTTGGACATACTTCGTTTTCAGTACATAGCCCGGACCAAACCACCACTATTCTAAACCAAGTTGGTCAGCGTCATTacataaataagaaacaatAAGTAACGTTACGTGGTGAAAGTGTAACACCAAACACCCAGCATGCAAACTTACAGGTAGTAGCGAGCAGTGGAGGTATTTATAGAAGCAACTGCTATGGAGAGAAATGGTTTATCTCCTTGTTGATGTGTGCAGTTCACAAGCGTAGACAGCACGTCGTACACTGACCCGAGCGGAAGTAGAAGTGGTTTCAAGTCATCAGCACCGAGGTATTTGGTGCCCTGCGTTGACTTCTCAGGCTGTGTCCTGCCCCCAACATGCTCTACGAAACAGGTGGTTATGCTAACATTTAGATTACATGTGTTTAAAGTTAGGGTTAGTTAGAGCCTGattgtgtttggttttgttatCGCAATCCTACCGAAAGCTGGGTTTCTAAGTAGCCTGAGAAAAAGTAGTACCTGTTAGCCTTAACTCAGGGTAGAAATTTCTCTGACGAACTTTCTGAACCCGCCCTCGTGTCACTTCTAACCAATCAACGTGTAATGAAGGGGGCGGGAATCAGGTCGTTTCCGCCGTGTGGCTCCTGTCTGTTTATGAAAGATTCAACTGGGGCTGCAATCAAAAGGACTCATACAAGTCAGTATTGAACTAACGTTATCTTTTTCAGCTATTTATTAACGttaatattcagtttaatatggGTTTGTAATGTCGCCACGTAGGTTTACACGAAATTGGGTTTTTAATTGTATGCTAACGACTCTAAGCAGCTCAAAAattagttagctaacgttagtaaAGTCAACGTACTGTAAAACGCCTTTCAACTGTTTTATTAAGTTGTTCACTGTGCCATGGCGTTTCTCtattatattacattgtttttgACTAAATTGCGTTTTGACTGAAAGAAGATAACTTGAGTGTTTCGTCTATCAGTCTATTAGTCTATCAGAGACACTTCTGGACCCATctcaaaatattaacaataacaacCATGTACAGTGTTAAATTGCTTTTTCTTAACAATTTATGTGTGCACCTCTTAGTAGCagaatgtgtttaaatgtgacTTCCTATCATTTCTACATTGAAATTCTGGTTCATGGAAGTGTTTTGTGGTGTGTGAAGACACAGCTCTCACTGAAATCTTTTCAAGATTTTCTCCTCCCCCatgtcatgttgttgttgttgttgttgtgactCAACAACACTCAGAATTACCAAACTAAAACCAGAATTTTCTTCAACAGGTACTTTAAATCATGAAGCAGCTGCCTCCAGATACTGTGCGGCTGCTGTCCAGCTCCCAGGTCATCACCTCTGTGGTGAACGTTGTAAAAGAATTGATGGAAAATTCCCTGGATGCTGGGGCTTCAAGCATTGACATTAAACTGGTACAGTGTCTAAATGACAGACTTTGGAAGAAGgagccttttatttattttggaaatgtGATTAATTAGTAAATGATGAATGAGGAAAGGAAAGTGCAATTGTCTGTAGAAGAATAGAGCTAAAAACAATATGGATAGCATTAGTCATAAAGGAAGTGATGCCTGCTATATTTATGAATACATCTATTTTTTGCATCTCAGGACTTTGTAACTATCTTAAGAGATTTATTGAAACTGATCTGAGCGTAACAAGTGAACCTTCAGTCTGTGAGATCTGTGTTTCTTTGATACTGCAGAAGCAAGGGTggttatactttttttttcaattggtGTTTTCTTGCCTATTTAGCAGCAATACTGTTGTATTGGATAATACAATTAGTAAAATATCCAAATAAAGCATTGTGTGAGTCAGCACTTtgctataaatactgtatattaatggagaaaaaaatgcatttttcctGCAGGTAAAAGTGTGCTTTAATTGCTGTTTAAATTGTCCAAACTCAGATTCGTGATTTGATTTCaacagtatgtatgtaatgAATTTCACATTGCAGGAGAACTACGGTTTGGACCGTATAGAAGTGCGTGATAACGGCCATGGAGTCAAAGCTGTTGATGCTCCTGTGATGGCAGtgagacatttcacttcaaAGATCTGTAGCCACGAGGACCTGGAGCGACTGGAGACGTACGGCTTCCGAGGAGAGGCACTGGGCTCCATCTGTGCCGTGGCAGAGGTAAGAAGTATTTAACAACTGTAGTTATTAAATTACAGTcagatcaaaagaaaaaaaggcaaatggaGACAGAATTAACAGAAGTTATACATACTGATCTAAGTGTGAACACTGAACTACTAACAAAGTtcatgaaaaaacatttcatctcattcatgcatacatttataatattttacagATAGCATGACTCTTTGATTTATCAGTATATAATAGGATTGAAATATACATCCTggtttattacagtatataaactgGGATGGTTGGAAACCTGATGTCCTATTGTGCCGTTTCCCTTCAGGTGGCTGTCACCACGAAGACAGTGGAGGATGACATCAGCACCCAGTACACCCTTAACTTCACAGGGGGGATTGTTTCTCAGAAGCCATCTCACTTAGGCCAAGGCAAGGCACCAATAATTGAATTGGTCTTGTAGTGAGCAACAAAATCAAAGACTGCTTTTTATAATGAAATGTTAGAGTGGAACTTTTAAGTTGTTGTCACAGATAGAGACATTGTGAACACTGATAGTAGTTTTCGTTTTTATACTGCTGAACTGGCAGAAAAAGGCATGACAGTAAAAGAATTGTTCATTCggcctgaaacacacaaattacacacacCTTGATCAATAAGTTTTGGCCCCGCGGTGTCCAGGTAGATCTGGTCCAGACCTTCAGCCTTGTTGCAGGAAAACTAAATTGTATGTCAAAAGCTGTTGCACACCTCTGCTCTCTGTATTTTACAGGTACAACAGTGAGTGTACTGAAGCTTTTCAAGAATCTTCCAGTGAGACGGCAGTACTATTCCTCTACCAAGAAGTGCAAGGAGGAACTGAAGAAAGTGCAGGACCTGCTGATGGCCTACGCCATTATAAAACCAGACTTGAGGCTCACACTCATTCACAATAAGGTCAGTAACTCCTCCTCCCTTTTCAGATTTAACTtagtaaagaaaaataattttgacTTTTAACTTTCACTGGTGACTAATCTGAACATAATGTCAGCATGCAAAtatatgtgtaatatatattatttacaatcaacaataatgattgatcaaatttaaaatttaggCAACGGTCAAATTAATATAAaggctattttatttttccaccagCCAGTCACCAAGCAGTCAAAAAGCTTGTCTCTGAAAGTGATATGCAACCCGAAATCTATTGAATATCAAACACTAATCTCCTGTGGGCTTGAAAGGTGACTGTAAAAAATTGTAGTTTGGTACATAACAAATAAAGGCAGTTGTGGTCAGCTTGGTTTCATGTCAGTTACAATGGAATTTTTACTGTGGAAAAAACGTATCAAAATTTCCTTACTAATCCTGCAGCAGAAATCACGTTTTATGATGGTGATATATGACTAAATGCACTACTGTGTCCCGCAAATGTCCTTCTGATGAGCTGTAGTGGTTGCTGTGTTTTTGATTGTGTGGAACTTACTGAGCATACAGATGAACAGCACAGAAGTGGATTATGCTTCAGGAGAGGTGCGAGAAATTTCTGTGGATGTTGCAGTGCCtcttgtctgctgtgaaaacttGTCACCCTAGGAATCCATTGTAACAGACATAATTCAAGCTGCTAAAACATAAGTCAGTCTACTGTTCTTTATGCAGGAAACTTTTTAAAGAGaccatattatgctcattttcaggttcatactTTCATTTGGGGGTCTTAttagaataggtttacatgctttaatgttcaaaaaacacattatttttctcatactgtgCATTAATGCAGTACCTTTATTCACTCTGTTTGAAACGCTCTGTTTTAGCTCCCCAAAAAGCCCACtttactctgattggtcagctggCCCACTTTCTAGTGATTTTCTCAACCGCTTAGAACGTGTGTTGGAAAAGTCACGT
This Siniperca chuatsi isolate FFG_IHB_CAS linkage group LG12, ASM2008510v1, whole genome shotgun sequence DNA region includes the following protein-coding sequences:
- the ormdl1 gene encoding ORM1-like protein 1, whose amino-acid sequence is MNVGVAHSEVNPNTRVMNSRGIWLTYALGVGILHIVLLSIPFFSVPVVWTLTNVIHNFGMYVFMHAVKGTPFETPDQGKARLLTHWEQLDYGVQFTSSRKFFTISPIILYFLASFYTKYDTAHFVINTASLLSVLIPKLPQLHGVRLFGINKY